One window of Candidatus Acidulodesulfobacterium ferriphilum genomic DNA carries:
- a CDS encoding 1-deoxy-D-xylulose-5-phosphate reductoisomerase, producing the protein MKNIFIAGSTGSIGKSAVEVALSYPEKLSVKAIAAGHFTGELKGQIIKLNPSYCILSLKAEMDKAKSEISNLPDIKTKFLYGEDSFKELVFNEDIDVILNAISGSSGLMLSYGSVKAGKNLALANKESMVMAGDILNRIAKFNKADIIPVDSEHSALFQCLNCGNKSDLKKLILTASGGPFYDLPKEALCGVTKDMALNHPKWKMGKKITIDSSTLANKGLEVIEAHYLFGVDEKDIDVLIHPQAIVHSMAEFMDGSIMAQMAQADMKGPIGYALSYPDRFHGLMKPLSLSQIGRLEFFEPDTLKFPLLNIAREALRAGKSMPAVFCEANEFFVNSFLRNEISFTDIASNVQKVMERHSPFDINEIEDVLEAKKQAFMMSKTL; encoded by the coding sequence ATGAAAAATATATTTATTGCAGGGTCCACAGGGTCGATAGGGAAAAGCGCGGTTGAAGTAGCGCTTTCATACCCGGAAAAATTGTCGGTAAAAGCCATAGCTGCAGGGCATTTTACCGGGGAATTAAAGGGACAGATTATTAAGTTAAACCCGTCATATTGCATTCTTTCCTTAAAGGCCGAAATGGATAAGGCAAAATCGGAAATAAGCAATCTGCCTGATATTAAAACTAAATTTCTTTACGGCGAAGACAGTTTTAAAGAATTGGTATTTAATGAAGATATTGATGTTATTTTAAATGCGATTAGCGGTTCTTCCGGGCTTATGCTTTCATACGGAAGCGTGAAAGCGGGTAAAAACTTAGCCCTTGCAAACAAAGAATCTATGGTTATGGCAGGGGATATTTTAAATAGAATTGCAAAATTTAATAAGGCAGATATAATCCCGGTTGATTCTGAACACTCCGCTTTATTTCAGTGTTTGAATTGCGGTAATAAGTCCGATTTAAAGAAATTAATTCTTACCGCTTCCGGCGGTCCTTTTTATGATTTACCGAAAGAAGCGTTATGCGGCGTTACAAAAGATATGGCGTTAAACCATCCAAAATGGAAAATGGGCAAAAAGATAACGATAGATTCCTCCACCCTTGCAAATAAAGGCCTTGAGGTAATAGAAGCCCATTATTTATTCGGCGTTGACGAAAAAGACATCGATGTCTTAATACATCCGCAGGCTATAGTTCATTCTATGGCGGAGTTTATGGACGGTTCAATTATGGCTCAAATGGCGCAAGCCGATATGAAGGGACCAATAGGCTACGCTCTTTCTTATCCGGATCGTTTTCATGGTTTAATGAAGCCGCTCAGCCTTTCCCAAATTGGAAGACTTGAGTTTTTTGAACCGGATACGCTGAAATTTCCCCTCTTAAATATTGCAAGAGAGGCTTTAAGGGCTGGAAAAAGCATGCCTGCCGTTTTTTGCGAGGCTAATGAATTTTTTGTAAATTCCTTTCTGCGTAACGAGATTTCTTTTACCGATATAGCATCTAATGTTCAAAAGGTCATGGAAAGGCACAGTCCTTTCGATATTAATGAAATAGAAGATGTTCTCGAGGCAAAAAAACAGGCGTTTATGATGTCTAAAACTCTTTGA
- a CDS encoding ribosome recycling factor, producing the protein MNETEIVNEIKTKMTHAISSYKSELSRIRTGRASTGLIDSINVEYYGSVSPLIRLASISIPDSKTIMINPWDINSLAAIEKAIQKYDPSLNPSNDGKSISIIIPQLTEERRKEIIKQLNKLAESIKQEIRNHRRTFNERIKASEKSKEISEDMSARFQKRIQELTDGFVKEVDEITKHKEKEIMAV; encoded by the coding sequence ATGAATGAAACAGAGATAGTAAATGAAATAAAAACAAAGATGACCCATGCCATTTCGAGTTATAAAAGCGAATTATCGAGGATTAGAACGGGCAGGGCATCCACAGGGCTCATAGATAGCATCAATGTCGAATATTACGGCTCTGTTTCACCGCTTATAAGGCTCGCCTCTATCTCCATTCCTGATAGCAAGACCATAATGATAAATCCATGGGATATTAATTCGCTTGCAGCCATAGAAAAGGCAATACAAAAATACGACCCATCGCTAAATCCGTCAAATGACGGTAAAAGCATAAGTATTATAATACCTCAATTAACAGAAGAAAGGCGAAAGGAAATAATAAAGCAATTAAATAAACTTGCCGAGTCTATAAAGCAGGAGATAAGAAATCACAGACGGACTTTTAACGAAAGGATAAAGGCGTCTGAAAAGTCAAAAGAAATATCGGAGGATATGTCTGCCAGATTTCAAAAAAGGATTCAGGAATTAACCGATGGTTTTGTTAAAGAGGTGGATGAAATAACAAAGCACAAAGAAAAGGAAATAATGGCGGTTTAA
- a CDS encoding Ppx/GppA family phosphatase, with protein sequence MLASIDIGTNTIRCLIVSSDKDVLTPEYVDMKIIRLGENFTKERIITEASILRLKDALNYYAEKLKRFGIKPDKVAITGTSVLRDAPNSAEILESIYKEFGLNIRILSGDKEASVTLAGIASCFKDLKEFYALDIGGGSTEYSCFKSGQPFWKYSLNMGVVHLTEEIVKSDPVSAHDLLKMEKEIDNSLNSLKQKILKSGYKFEPLNLLGTAGTATTLAMVDLELKGYDRLKVHGYVLKKENVLKIYKKFIEKKAYERLNITGVESGREDLVLAGTAIMLKSMDFFEADKLTVSECGLLEGLIAADI encoded by the coding sequence ATGCTTGCTTCTATTGATATCGGAACAAATACGATACGATGCCTGATTGTTTCTTCGGATAAAGATGTTTTAACCCCTGAATATGTGGATATGAAAATAATCAGATTGGGTGAAAACTTTACAAAAGAGAGAATTATCACAGAGGCTTCTATTTTAAGATTAAAAGATGCTTTAAATTATTACGCCGAAAAGCTTAAAAGATTTGGAATTAAACCGGATAAAGTTGCTATTACAGGCACAAGCGTTTTGAGAGACGCTCCCAACAGCGCGGAAATATTAGAAAGTATTTATAAAGAATTTGGATTAAATATCCGTATTCTTAGCGGAGACAAAGAGGCGTCCGTGACGCTTGCGGGGATCGCTTCATGCTTTAAAGATTTAAAGGAATTTTATGCGCTGGATATCGGCGGCGGTTCCACGGAATATTCCTGTTTCAAAAGCGGGCAGCCTTTCTGGAAATATAGCTTGAATATGGGGGTTGTTCATTTAACGGAAGAAATAGTGAAATCAGACCCTGTATCTGCCCATGATTTGTTAAAAATGGAAAAAGAGATAGATAATAGCCTTAATTCATTAAAACAAAAGATACTTAAAAGCGGTTATAAATTTGAGCCTTTAAATTTGCTCGGAACAGCCGGAACAGCGACGACCCTTGCTATGGTCGATCTGGAATTAAAAGGTTATGACAGGCTTAAAGTGCACGGCTATGTTTTAAAAAAAGAAAATGTCCTAAAGATTTACAAAAAATTTATAGAAAAAAAGGCATATGAAAGACTTAATATAACGGGAGTTGAAAGCGGAAGAGAGGACCTTGTTTTAGCAGGAACCGCTATAATGCTAAAAAGTATGGATTTTTTTGAAGCGGATAAGCTTACCGTTTCGGAATGCGGGTTATTGGAAGGGCTTATAGCGGCGGATATATAA
- a CDS encoding isoprenyl transferase has product MVKKIDFKNIPNHLAIIMDGNGRWAKKRNLDRINGHIEGIKSLRAVTSAVMEYGIKYLTVYAFSSENWQRPKTEVDSLMLLLDEYLNMELPFLIKNKIRLNFIGNIERIPESSKKTLLRVIDKTKECDNLYLTLALSYGSREEILAAAVRMAKDMKNGKIKIEDADENLFSSYLYSKDMPNPDFLIRTSGEKRVSNFMLYQIAYAEIYFTKTLWPDFGRKELIRALKNYEKRVRRFGKT; this is encoded by the coding sequence ATGGTTAAAAAAATAGATTTTAAAAATATTCCAAACCATCTTGCCATTATTATGGATGGAAATGGAAGGTGGGCAAAAAAAAGAAACTTAGACAGGATAAACGGGCATATAGAAGGAATAAAATCTTTAAGAGCCGTTACTTCAGCCGTAATGGAATACGGAATTAAATATCTTACCGTTTACGCTTTTTCCTCCGAAAATTGGCAAAGACCGAAAACAGAAGTAGATTCCTTAATGCTCCTATTGGACGAATACCTTAACATGGAACTTCCGTTTCTTATAAAAAATAAAATCAGGCTTAATTTTATAGGCAATATAGAAAGGATTCCCGAAAGCTCGAAAAAAACGCTTTTAAGAGTTATCGATAAGACAAAAGAATGCGACAATTTATATTTAACCCTTGCGTTAAGCTACGGCTCCAGAGAAGAGATATTGGCGGCCGCGGTTAGAATGGCCAAGGATATGAAAAACGGTAAAATTAAAATAGAAGACGCGGATGAAAATCTTTTTTCATCTTATCTGTATTCTAAAGATATGCCAAATCCGGATTTTCTTATTCGAACAAGCGGAGAAAAAAGGGTATCCAACTTCATGCTTTATCAGATTGCTTATGCCGAAATCTACTTTACAAAGACTTTATGGCCTGATTTTGGCAGGAAAGAATTAATCAGGGCATTAAAAAATTATGAAAAGAGAGTCAGAAGATTTGGAAAAACTTAA
- a CDS encoding gamma carbonic anhydrase family protein gives MIILPYLGKYPKINETVYLCDNTVIIGDVEIENGSSVWFGAVIRGDVNYIRIGKNTNIQDNSVLHVQHDTGPLIIGNGVTVGHNANLHGCKIGDNCLIGIGAIVLTGARVGKNCIIAAGAVVKENAVIQDGSLVAGVPGSVKKSLGEIEISSIKESANNYIKYVKNFRRGVI, from the coding sequence ATGATAATATTGCCTTATTTAGGTAAGTATCCTAAGATTAACGAAACGGTTTATTTATGTGACAACACGGTCATTATAGGAGATGTCGAGATAGAAAATGGGTCAAGCGTATGGTTTGGGGCGGTTATAAGAGGGGATGTGAATTACATAAGAATCGGCAAAAATACCAATATTCAGGATAATAGCGTTCTTCATGTGCAGCACGACACGGGTCCGCTTATAATAGGAAACGGCGTCACGGTGGGACACAATGCTAATCTCCACGGCTGCAAGATTGGAGATAACTGCCTTATCGGTATCGGGGCGATAGTTTTAACAGGCGCCCGTGTCGGGAAAAATTGCATAATCGCCGCAGGGGCGGTTGTAAAGGAAAATGCCGTTATTCAGGATGGCTCTTTAGTTGCAGGTGTTCCCGGGTCGGTAAAAAAAAGTCTTGGCGAAATCGAAATAAGCTCTATTAAGGAATCGGCAAATAATTATATAAAGTATGTTAAAAACTTTAGAAGGGGGGTAATTTAA